A stretch of the Nicotiana tabacum cultivar K326 chromosome 6, ASM71507v2, whole genome shotgun sequence genome encodes the following:
- the LOC107800691 gene encoding ESCRT-related protein CHMP1B-like, with product MGNTEKLMNQIMELKFTSKSLQRQARKCEKDEKSEKLKVKKAIEKGNMDGARIYAENAIRKRSEQMNYLRLSSRLDAVVARLDTQAKMTTISKSMGNIVKSLESSLATGNLQKMSETMDKFEQQFVNMEVQAEFMESSMAGSTSLSTPEDQVNSLMHQVADDYGLEVSVGLPQAAGHAIPTKDTEKVDEDDLTRRLAELKARG from the coding sequence ATGGGAAACACAGAGAAATTGATGAACCAGATCATGGAGCTCAAGTTCACATCAAAAAGCCTTCAACGCCAAGCTCGTAAATGCGAGAAAGACGAAAAATCCGAGAAGCTTAAGGTGAAAAAAGCAATCGAAAAAGGAAACATGGACGGCGCTAGAATTTACGCCGAGAACGCAATCCGCAAGCGCAGCGAACAGATGAATTATCTCCGTTTATCTTCACGGCTCGACGCCGTTGTGGCTCGACTCGATACACAGGCGAAAATGACCACAATTAGTAAGTCAATGGGAAATATTGTAAAATCACTTGAGTCTTCTCTTGCTACAGGTAATCTCCAGAAGATGTCCGAGACGATGGACAAGTTCGAGCAACAGTTCGTTAATATGGAAGTTCAAGCTGAGTTTATGGAGAGTTCTATGGCTGGAAGTACGTCGCTGTCGACTCCAGAGGACCAGGTTAACAGCCTTATGCACCAAGTGGCTGATGACTATGGCCTTGAGGTCTCTGTTGGGCTTCCGCAAGCAGCTGGTCATGCGATTCCTACAAAGGACACCGAGAAAGTGGACGAGGACGATCTTACCAGGCGCCTTGCTGAGCTGAAGGCACGTGGGTAA